A section of the Pimelobacter simplex genome encodes:
- a CDS encoding OsmC family protein has translation MTAETTVASANRDVVVHSLTNYASLAVVGGEHTVVIDEPREFDGDGTAPNPFGLVLSALGGCMAGTLRGVARQGGFEYDDATIRLSLRVNRPTSGPLDPGERELRISRIIAEVTVRGDLTAEQQDALRQGIETCPVGNTLRRALNLQESVAFEVAA, from the coding sequence GTGACCGCTGAAACCACCGTGGCGTCGGCCAACCGCGATGTCGTCGTCCACAGCCTGACCAACTACGCCTCGCTCGCCGTCGTCGGCGGCGAGCACACCGTCGTCATCGACGAGCCGCGCGAGTTCGACGGCGACGGCACGGCGCCCAACCCGTTCGGCCTCGTGCTGTCCGCCCTCGGCGGCTGCATGGCCGGCACCCTGCGCGGCGTCGCCCGGCAGGGCGGCTTCGAGTACGACGACGCGACGATCCGGCTCTCGCTGCGGGTCAACCGCCCGACCTCCGGCCCGCTCGACCCGGGCGAGCGCGAGCTGCGGATCTCCCGGATCATCGCCGAGGTCACCGTGCGCGGCGACCTCACCGCCGAGCAGCAGGACGCGCTGCGCCAGGGCATCGAGACCTGCCCGGTCGGCAACACCCTGCGCCGGGCGCTCAACCTGCAGGAGAGCGTCGCGTTCGAGGTGGCGGCATGA
- a CDS encoding ABC transporter substrate-binding protein yields the protein MKTRLFKVVGGLAALALVAAGCAGEDSSGSDDEYHVLVLGGVSAEGVLADNASTSVLSAKAGVELVNKNGGIDGKKVTIKVVDDQADPTVAVTKLREAIAKGKPDLVLNSGPSTVADATLPILKQNNILSFNIGPTETSADPKAFPLNFDLSASAQNQLDAFPPYFAEKGYKKVGILHGSSSYGEVYGAAAEKTFDGAGLDVVANEEYDVAALDMTAQLEAIRSKNPDALVLDAYGAPLGYVLKGVEKLGWDIPIVGNTSVAATGLISTEPPSGVLGTPAVKNLVMQVYKSTAKDPAATDVNDLVARMKAIDPIKSTLIVAYNNDALALVQAAAEKAGSTDPKKLAEALTDSSVQQDATTAVIGTYLFSADSHAANPGPEEFAFIAPGPLVDGQFQ from the coding sequence ATGAAGACACGTCTGTTCAAGGTGGTCGGTGGCCTCGCTGCCCTCGCTCTCGTCGCCGCCGGCTGTGCCGGTGAGGACTCGAGCGGAAGCGACGACGAGTACCACGTGCTGGTGCTCGGTGGCGTCTCGGCCGAGGGTGTGCTGGCGGACAACGCCTCCACCTCGGTGCTCTCGGCCAAGGCCGGGGTCGAGCTCGTCAACAAGAACGGCGGCATCGACGGCAAGAAGGTCACCATCAAGGTCGTCGACGACCAGGCCGACCCGACCGTCGCCGTCACCAAGCTGCGCGAGGCGATCGCCAAGGGCAAGCCCGACCTGGTCCTGAACTCGGGACCGTCGACGGTCGCCGACGCGACCCTGCCGATCCTCAAGCAGAACAACATCCTGTCCTTCAACATCGGCCCGACGGAGACCTCGGCCGACCCGAAGGCCTTCCCGCTCAACTTCGACCTGTCGGCGAGCGCGCAGAACCAGCTCGACGCCTTCCCGCCGTACTTCGCGGAGAAGGGCTACAAGAAGGTCGGCATCCTGCACGGCTCCAGCTCCTACGGCGAGGTCTACGGCGCCGCCGCCGAGAAGACCTTCGACGGGGCCGGCCTCGACGTCGTCGCCAACGAGGAGTACGACGTCGCGGCGCTCGACATGACCGCCCAGCTCGAGGCGATCCGCTCGAAGAACCCCGACGCGCTCGTCCTCGACGCGTACGGCGCCCCGCTCGGCTACGTCCTCAAGGGCGTGGAGAAGCTCGGTTGGGACATCCCGATCGTCGGCAACACCTCGGTCGCCGCGACCGGCCTGATCTCCACCGAGCCGCCGTCCGGCGTCCTGGGCACCCCGGCCGTGAAGAACCTGGTCATGCAGGTCTACAAGAGCACCGCCAAGGACCCGGCCGCGACCGACGTCAACGACCTCGTCGCCCGGATGAAGGCCATCGACCCGATCAAGTCGACCCTCATCGTGGCCTACAACAACGACGCCCTGGCGCTCGTCCAGGCCGCTGCCGAGAAGGCCGGCTCGACCGACCCGAAGAAGCTCGCCGAGGCGCTCACGGACTCCTCCGTGCAGCAGGACGCGACCACCGCCGTGATCGGCACCTACCTCTTCAGCGCCGACTCGCACGCCGCGAACCCCGGCCCCGAGGAGTTCGCGTTCATCGCCCCGGGCCCGCTCGTGGACGGCCAGTTCCAGTAA
- a CDS encoding branched-chain amino acid ABC transporter permease, translated as MTLIWGGLSLGAIYAIVAIGYNIVFISSKTFNFAHAQLTMVGAFVAYTGLVKWHLPTLLVLVIAAAAVALVAAIEERIAIRPVGDMHNILVTTLGASILLDGLAQLTWGSQPLSVPFFAGDKAISLFGGRVYPVEIFLIAIAVLLVVGLGIYSRRSLTGLALLGMAEDREAALLRGVNVRRLAFMAFVAAGALAGFVGLFVGSKTFAVSTLGAALALKGFVVLAIGGFGSMPGTLVGGTLVGLAEAFASRYLGGEYANLAVFLILVTILMLRPAGLFVRTKERVV; from the coding sequence GTGACTCTGATCTGGGGTGGCCTGTCCCTGGGCGCGATCTACGCGATCGTGGCCATCGGCTACAACATCGTCTTCATCTCCTCGAAGACCTTCAACTTCGCCCACGCGCAGCTGACCATGGTCGGCGCCTTCGTGGCCTACACCGGCCTGGTCAAGTGGCACCTGCCGACCCTGCTGGTCCTGGTGATCGCGGCCGCCGCGGTCGCGCTGGTCGCCGCGATCGAGGAGCGGATCGCGATCCGTCCCGTCGGCGACATGCACAACATCCTGGTGACCACGCTCGGCGCCTCGATCCTGCTCGACGGCCTCGCCCAGCTGACCTGGGGCAGCCAGCCGCTGAGCGTGCCGTTCTTCGCCGGCGACAAGGCGATCTCGCTGTTCGGCGGCCGGGTCTACCCGGTCGAGATCTTCCTCATCGCGATCGCGGTGCTGCTCGTCGTCGGGCTCGGCATCTACAGCCGTCGCTCGCTCACCGGTCTCGCCCTGCTCGGCATGGCCGAGGACCGCGAGGCCGCCCTGCTGCGCGGCGTCAACGTCCGCCGCCTGGCGTTCATGGCGTTCGTCGCGGCGGGTGCGCTCGCCGGCTTCGTCGGTCTCTTCGTCGGCTCCAAGACGTTCGCGGTCTCGACGCTGGGGGCGGCGCTCGCGCTCAAGGGCTTCGTGGTGCTGGCCATCGGCGGCTTCGGCTCGATGCCCGGCACGCTGGTCGGCGGCACCCTCGTCGGCCTGGCCGAGGCGTTCGCCTCGCGCTACCTGGGCGGTGAGTACGCCAACCTCGCGGTCTTCCTCATCCTCGTCACCATCTTGATGCTGCGCCCTGCGGGCTTGTTCGTCCGGACGAAGGAAAGGGTGGTCTGA
- a CDS encoding branched-chain amino acid ABC transporter ATP-binding protein/permease, with amino-acid sequence MAGLPLARRIAAGPLWLVPLVLGILLILVPYFNLEYSIVRQLQLAMILSLLVSGLNLSLGFAGELALGQVAMYAAGAYTAGMLSQRGHTDILLQLVAAGVAALLVGIVTGIPGLRLGSWSLAMTSFFLVLLLPDVLAIFREDTGGRNGLTGILSPTLFGRMLTPEDYFMVIAVVTVAWFAVMRNIAVSRHGTALRVLKQSPVLAASMGINVFRMKLMAYALGAVPAGLAGALFASLDLYISPEAFSFTVATTILAASVLGGSASVYGAVFGAFILQFGLNQSTEFQRYSLVVTGAFLIIGGVLLTGGLSGLARSLWKKTLGEDPAVAAGAAGLDARPDDEVPAVPGKVLKVEGVAKSFGGNQALKGVDLVASPGRVTALIGPNGSGKTTLLNMICGFYRTDAGVIALDDRHLQRMGPDRVARTGVARTFQTPNIPEGITVREAVMAGRYAGNRATVLEAVLRLPRYRKVRKADLSEADRVLELVGIRHLEDAEATALPLGQRRLLEVARCLISNPGVLLLDETASGLDEHEVDRLAEVIRRVRDAGGTVVLVEHNFQLVLSLADEIVALAHGELMAKGTPEEIQNNERVMAEYLGIDPDKQAGGVR; translated from the coding sequence ATGGCTGGTCTGCCGCTCGCCCGTCGTATCGCCGCGGGGCCGCTCTGGCTCGTCCCGCTGGTGCTGGGGATCCTGCTGATCCTCGTGCCGTACTTCAACCTGGAGTACTCCATCGTCCGCCAGCTCCAGCTGGCGATGATCCTGTCGCTGCTCGTCAGCGGCCTCAACCTCAGCCTCGGCTTCGCCGGAGAGCTCGCTCTCGGCCAGGTCGCGATGTACGCCGCCGGCGCCTACACCGCCGGCATGCTGTCCCAGCGCGGACACACCGACATCCTGCTGCAGCTCGTCGCGGCCGGTGTCGCGGCGCTGCTGGTCGGCATCGTCACCGGTATCCCGGGTCTGCGCCTGGGCAGCTGGTCGCTGGCGATGACGTCGTTCTTCCTGGTGCTGCTGCTGCCCGACGTGCTCGCGATCTTCCGCGAGGACACCGGCGGCCGCAACGGCCTGACCGGCATCCTGTCGCCGACGCTCTTCGGCCGGATGCTCACGCCCGAGGACTACTTCATGGTCATCGCGGTGGTGACCGTCGCCTGGTTCGCGGTGATGCGCAATATCGCCGTCTCCCGGCACGGCACCGCGCTGCGGGTGCTCAAGCAGAGCCCCGTCCTGGCCGCGTCCATGGGCATCAACGTGTTCCGGATGAAGCTGATGGCCTACGCCCTCGGCGCCGTCCCGGCCGGCCTCGCCGGTGCGCTCTTCGCCAGCCTCGACCTCTACATCTCGCCCGAGGCCTTCTCGTTCACCGTCGCCACCACGATCCTCGCGGCCTCGGTGCTCGGCGGCTCGGCCAGCGTCTACGGCGCGGTGTTCGGCGCGTTCATCCTGCAGTTCGGGCTCAACCAGTCGACCGAGTTCCAGCGCTACTCGCTGGTCGTCACCGGCGCCTTCCTCATCATCGGCGGCGTGCTCCTGACCGGCGGTCTGTCCGGTCTGGCCCGCTCGCTGTGGAAGAAGACGCTCGGCGAGGACCCGGCCGTCGCGGCCGGCGCCGCCGGGCTGGACGCCCGCCCCGACGACGAGGTGCCCGCCGTCCCCGGCAAGGTGCTCAAGGTCGAGGGCGTCGCCAAGTCGTTCGGCGGCAACCAGGCGCTCAAGGGCGTCGACCTGGTCGCCTCGCCGGGCCGGGTCACCGCCCTCATCGGCCCCAACGGCTCGGGCAAGACCACGCTGCTCAACATGATCTGCGGCTTCTACCGCACCGACGCGGGGGTCATCGCCCTCGACGACCGGCACCTGCAGCGGATGGGCCCCGACCGGGTCGCCCGGACCGGTGTCGCGCGGACCTTCCAGACGCCCAACATCCCCGAGGGCATCACGGTCCGCGAGGCCGTCATGGCCGGTCGGTACGCCGGAAACCGCGCCACCGTGCTCGAGGCCGTGCTGCGCCTGCCGCGCTACCGCAAGGTGCGCAAGGCCGACCTCAGCGAGGCCGACCGGGTGCTCGAGCTCGTCGGCATCCGGCACCTCGAGGACGCCGAGGCGACCGCGCTCCCGCTCGGCCAGCGCCGGCTGCTCGAGGTGGCGCGCTGCCTGATCAGCAACCCCGGTGTGCTGCTGCTCGACGAGACCGCCTCCGGGCTCGACGAGCACGAGGTGGACCGCCTGGCCGAGGTGATCCGCCGGGTGCGCGATGCCGGCGGGACCGTCGTCCTGGTGGAGCACAACTTCCAGCTGGTCCTCTCGCTGGCCGACGAGATCGTCGCCCTCGCCCACGGCGAGCTGATGGCCAAGGGCACGCCCGAGGAGATCCAGAACAACGAGCGGGTGATGGCCGAGTACCTCGGCATCGATCCCGACAAGCAGGCGGGAGGAGTCCGATGA
- a CDS encoding ABC transporter ATP-binding protein, which produces MTQSDSTPLLEVRGLGTGYGDLRVVWDVSFDVRAGEITVLLGRNGAGKTTTIRAISGLNKIVAGEVRYRGESLAKVPAHQRVRQGIAYVQEGKRVFHSQTIEQNLLLGGYTRKMKRAELRSEVERIYELFPILAEKRALPASSMSGGQQQMLAIGQALMSQPSLLMLDEPSGGLAPVIVNEVMERVHQLKETGIGILLVEQAVEASFAIADHVTVLDMGKTMLSSPASEVSDMTLLQDAYFGKTAS; this is translated from the coding sequence ATGACGCAGTCCGACAGCACTCCGCTGCTCGAGGTCCGCGGCCTCGGCACCGGGTACGGCGACCTGCGGGTCGTGTGGGACGTCTCCTTCGACGTCCGGGCCGGTGAGATCACCGTCCTGCTCGGCCGCAACGGCGCCGGCAAGACCACGACGATCCGCGCGATCAGCGGGCTCAACAAGATCGTCGCCGGCGAGGTGCGCTACCGCGGCGAGTCGCTCGCCAAGGTGCCCGCGCACCAGCGGGTCCGGCAGGGCATCGCCTACGTCCAGGAGGGCAAGCGCGTCTTCCACTCCCAGACGATCGAGCAGAACCTGCTGCTGGGCGGCTACACCCGCAAGATGAAGCGGGCCGAGCTGCGCTCGGAGGTCGAGCGGATCTACGAGCTCTTCCCGATCCTCGCCGAGAAGCGGGCGCTGCCCGCGTCGAGCATGTCCGGTGGCCAGCAGCAGATGCTCGCCATCGGCCAGGCGCTCATGTCCCAGCCCAGCCTGCTCATGCTCGACGAGCCGTCCGGTGGTCTGGCTCCGGTCATCGTCAACGAGGTGATGGAGCGCGTCCACCAGCTCAAGGAGACCGGCATCGGCATCCTGCTCGTCGAGCAGGCGGTCGAGGCGTCGTTCGCGATCGCCGACCACGTCACCGTCCTCGACATGGGCAAGACGATGCTGTCGTCGCCGGCCAGCGAGGTCAGCGACATGACGCTGCTGCAGGACGCCTACTTCGGCAAGACCGCGTCCTAG
- a CDS encoding IclR family transcriptional regulator, whose product MSHPPTRLGVLERATMILDAFEDAPGPLGLDDIAEITELPRTTVFRLLTTLKELGWVHHDRRGYSPGRRLSGPGGESEHLDVRAAASVALNELQLATDAVVHLSVLDGPIVQYLDKVGGARATTIPSRVGGRIIATDSVSGLAMLAALAPEEVDALVGHLDRTPGGLESVHHELAAVRRRRGIAILDGLPGTGISSMAVAVPGPRGPLAAISVVRRGHLPLPVVGPLLLAAARTTSRTLHPDWGPPRRSPALRLA is encoded by the coding sequence ATGAGCCACCCGCCGACCCGGCTGGGGGTGCTCGAGCGGGCGACCATGATCCTCGACGCCTTCGAGGACGCGCCGGGTCCGCTCGGGCTCGACGACATCGCCGAGATCACCGAGCTGCCGCGCACGACGGTCTTCCGGCTGCTCACCACGCTCAAGGAGCTGGGCTGGGTCCACCACGACCGGCGCGGCTACTCCCCCGGACGCCGGCTCAGCGGCCCCGGCGGCGAGTCCGAGCACCTCGATGTCCGTGCCGCCGCCTCGGTGGCGCTCAACGAGCTGCAGCTCGCGACCGACGCGGTCGTGCACCTGTCGGTGCTCGACGGCCCGATCGTGCAGTACCTCGACAAGGTCGGCGGCGCCCGCGCCACCACCATCCCCTCGCGGGTCGGCGGCCGGATCATCGCGACCGACTCGGTGAGCGGCCTGGCCATGCTCGCCGCGCTCGCCCCCGAGGAGGTCGACGCGCTCGTCGGTCACCTCGACCGCACCCCCGGCGGGCTGGAGTCCGTGCACCACGAGCTGGCCGCCGTACGACGGCGCCGCGGGATCGCGATCCTCGACGGCCTGCCCGGCACGGGGATCAGCTCGATGGCGGTCGCCGTCCCGGGGCCGCGCGGTCCCCTGGCGGCGATCTCCGTCGTCCGCCGCGGCCACCTGCCGCTGCCCGTGGTCGGTCCGCTGCTGCTCGCCGCCGCTCGGACCACGAGCCGCACCCTGCACCCCGACTGGGGTCCGCCACGACGCAGTCCGGCCCTGCGGCTCGCGTGA